The following coding sequences are from one Onychostoma macrolepis isolate SWU-2019 chromosome 24, ASM1243209v1, whole genome shotgun sequence window:
- the pkia gene encoding cAMP-dependent protein kinase inhibitor alpha — protein MTDVEVTYEDFIASGRTGRRNAVHDILGTSGGLDASGLSQTLSELNISKAEAGNDEEKSQSLADSEPKQEEGKGEGT, from the exons ATGACTGATGTCGAGGTGACATATGAAGACTTCATCGCCTCTGGAAGGACCGGCAGACGCAATGCTGTACACGACATCCTGGGAACCTCTGGCGGCCTGGACGCTAGCGGACTCTCCCAAACTCTGTCTGAGCTCAATATCAGCAAAGCAG AGGCAGGAAATGATGAAGAGAAAAGCCAGAGTTTGGCAGACTCCGAACCCAAGCAGGAAGAAGGCAAAGGGGAAGGTACATAA